From a region of the Tachysurus fulvidraco isolate hzauxx_2018 chromosome 5, HZAU_PFXX_2.0, whole genome shotgun sequence genome:
- the LOC113642763 gene encoding serotransferrin-1-like, whose product MKLSGICAFLSCLVLVQAEQQITWCLKSEAVLKKCIQIQSLNCLKMEGTWECIQVVMNGEADAITLDGGDIFTAGLKPYNLHPILAEHYDKETCYYAVAVAKKGTMFGFNDLRGKKTYHTGLGKIADWYIPIGALIKNGQIKWDGIKDQPL is encoded by the exons ATGAAGCTCTCCGGCATCTGTGCCTTCCTGTCATGCCTTG TCTTAGTGCAGGCAGAACAACAGATCACATGGTGTTTAAAGTCAGAGGCGGTGTTGAAGAAATGCATCCAGATTCAGTCTCTAAACTGCTTAAAGATGGAAGGAACTTGGGAGTGTATCCAAGTCGTCATG AATGGCGAAGCAGATGCCATCACTCTGGATGGAGGAGATATCTTCACAGCCGGTCTCAAACCCTATAACCTTCACCCCATCCTGGCAGAACATTATGACAAAG AGACGTGCTACTACGCTGTAGCTGTGGCAAAGAAAGGAACTATGTTTGGCTTCAATGACCTCCGTGGGAAGAAGACGTATCATACTGGTTTGGGGAAAATTGCAGACTGGTACATCCCCATTGGCGCTCTCATTAAAAATGGACAGATTAAATGGGATGGCATCAAGGACCAACCTCTGTAG
- the LOC113642764 gene encoding serotransferrin-like: MMNSSLSRQRARRSSDFQLICPEGSAEITEYLKCRLAQVPPHTVITRAGKRDKVVSFLKDQQEKFGYSGSDPSFRIFKSTEDEKALFKEATKCLQEVKQSYERSLEQEYITSMKSLHECPKARSGKNTSIVHIIQLLM; the protein is encoded by the exons ATGATGAATTCCTCTCTCTCCAGGCAGAGGGCCAGGAGATCATCAGACTTCCAGCTCATCTGCCCTGAAGGCTCTGCTGAAATTACTGAATACCTGAAGTGTCGTTTAGCCCAAGTTCCACCTCACACCGTCATCACTCGTGCAGGAAAACGAGACAAGGTGGTGTCATTCCTCAAGGACCAGCAG GAGAAGTTTGGTTATTCCGGCTCAGACCCttccttcaggatttttaaGTCTACAGAGGATGAAAAAGCACTGTTTAAAGAAGCCACCAAATGTCTCCAGGAGGTAAAACAGAGCTATGAGAGATCCCTGGAACAAGAATACATAACCTCCATGAAATCACTGCACGAATGTCCAAAGGCCAGGTCTGGTAAAAACACTTCAATTGTTCACATTATACAATTACTgatgtga